The DNA segment acataaaaaaacaacacagtCTTTCAAGACCTCAACCAACTAAAACAGAAAACTATatataaaaaacacaacaacagtgtTTTAGTGCAAAGGCAGGGGAAGTATAAAaatactgttgtgtgtgtgttttttttcttcttcttctctccgatatataaaaaagaaagcAAGATGGTGGTTTAAAGGTGTGTGTCGGCGATGGGGATGCGTCGTAGCTCCACGATCTGGGAGTTGGCCATGCTGCCACCGTCGGGACTCCCGTTTAGGGAGCCGTTGTCGCTCATGTTAAGGCCTGAACCTGAGGCGGACACAGAGGAAACATGCATGACGATCCCAGCTAGCAACGAAAAACCAATCAACTGTCTGGGAGCATATATGGCTTTCCGTGAATCATTTCCATGACAACAACAAGGCACCTGAACAGGAAACGAAAAAAGGGGTAAATGGAGGTCGGACTGAGCACAGAGCATTGTCCGAGGTCAACAGAGGATTAGAGGTGGTACGTTCCTGAAGAATCAACAACTCGTCTTGGTTACGTATTCGAGTGGTCAGCAATACCCACCCGATATCCAACCGCAAGTGTGGTAATTCAAGTCTCAATAGTTAAGAGATTTGAGGTTGAAGATTCAAGGCACTAGGGTTGAAACCTGACCAGATAGGACCCTCAGTTTAAGACCACCGTGCCAAGTATCACAAAGGTTGTCCTGTTTATGGTTCTGGTTGAAAAGAAATAGCTGACCATTTACAGTAACTCAAGGACAGTAATGAGAATAAATCATGTACAGAAGATGGACATTTAACTAAGACCCATAATGATAAAGCGCTGCTTAACAGACTGTTCAGAGCTTAATTGACCCACAGCAAGTTGACCTGGCCAGGCATCTCAAAGTCCTCATCCTTCTATCAAAACTGTTGATAATTGACAGCAAATTCCGTCCTTTCAGACCGGGCCAGTGCATAACCTCGCAGCACTGACCAAACGTTGAGTGAGGGACCTCTGTCCCACTCCACATCCAGACCACTGGTCCACTGAAGCCATGACCTTGTTCACGGAGACCGGGGCACAGCAGGGGGGTCACACTCGACCATACCTTCTCCCTCATGATCTGGATGACATCATCTGGCCTCGGGTCAACAGCAGCAGGGTAATTGAGGCCGTCACAGTCAGTTAGGTAGCCAGTTATTAACAAGCCTAGTTAAACATCCATGTCCAGGACTTTGATTGGCGATGGTGATGGCCTTCATTTCACTGGATTTCATCAGCTTTTCTGAGCATCCAGACCCATAAACAATAACTCGGATATTTTGGCTTGGGAGTTTTCCTGGCCAGTTTTGTTGTGTGAACTTGAGCAGTGAGTCTTGAGGCTAATTCGGGTGATGGTGGAAGTTTGTTGACTTATGGCTAatgtagagtgagagagagagacagagagacacagagagagagagagagagagagagagagagagagagagagagagagagggagggagagcgagaaagacaGAAACTAAAACTAAGAGAGGGAAATTCAAAGCAACCGTCTCTCAACAACAGCCACTTATctctactctcacacacatccgACACAACTTGTCACACCATGGTTTCAGAGGAGACGGGTTGGTGTGGGCCAAGACTTTGATTTCGAGTAACTCTATCGTCTCTGCATCCTCTCCCCTCGTTAACACCTGCCCGTCTCTCACACCCGCTCACTCTAGAGGGACATTACATGTGCCGTCGCCAAGGTGATTGGCTGTGTTTTTCCTGGGACCGATTTTTTGCCCTGTCCCAGGGGCCTAGTTATCGCTGAGGCACCAGACGAACCTCTGTATAACATGGGTCCCTataagatccccccccccccccccccccccccccccccgccgccccccacctccccccaaggCAACCACGCTGAGCAAGGGTCACAGAGTGGATCAGAGTTCTTTCCACGTCCACCAACAGCTGTGTCTGAACGCGGGACACACGTTGTGTCccacagtgcgtgtgtgcgtgtctaaaCACTAACTGTTAAACGACGTCGGGGGAACGAGAAAGGCGATGAGAATACATCGCGCCCCTTAAAAAACCCCACTGGAACCATGTCCAGAATCACCTCATCCGATCGAAGATGCTGGCATGGAACAGGTGACGTGACatcacacagcccagacagagCCCGATTGCTTTTCAAGTTGAGTCCGTAATGATCGCACCGATCGCACAGCTCTGTGCATCTTCGGCTATCTAACTCCTATGAgtcaggaggagcagagagcggTTCAAGCCCTACTTGGCATGTGTTCAACTGGGCCTGTTATTGTTATTCAGGCAGCGTAGGGAAGATTACTGTGATTTGAGTGTTGGCAGTGGGGCTGTGGTGGCGGTGGGCTGTGTATCTCCCTGCAGTAAGACCTTTATCTCATGAAACTTTCATGGTGGAGGAGAAACCTTTTCCAGGCTGTGAGATTGAGCGCCCCCAGTGAAATGACTGAGAAGGGTTCGCGGCAGTAATGGATGCCACTGGCAAGTACACAATagtaagcacacacaaacgcacacacacacacaccaaggacaCATTCTTGTGTGGACAGGATCCTGCTAAAACCTGGGCTTCCACTCCTGGGTGACTCATTCAAGAAAGTAAGAACGGCAGGTCCTGGACAACGGGTGCTCATCACAGACTGTCCAACAAGAGTTTTCGAGGCCCGAGTGTTCCCAGCTAGCTATGGATTCCTACCCGTTTTCAAGGCAAATATGAGGTCATCGAACTCCTGCGACTCTTCGTCGGCCGCGAGGGTGGTGTTGATGAAGCCGGCGTCCGTGGTGAAGCCCTGACTCGGGGGGCTGGCCTTGTACACACTGCTGGGCTGGCTGCCCGCGTGCAGAGACGCCCGCTCCCAGTCCGCAGATACCTGGCACACATAaggacacacacgcgcatacacacacattaacacacacagacacacacacgtgcacaggcACCAACAAAGAACATCCAAAGTTTATTCAGGCTGCTAGCACGTCTTGTTGAGGATCCGCGCGTTTGAGACGCATGGGTTCGTGCAGCCCTGTGGACCGACAACCGTCACctgacaccagcacacacacgggCCCAGTGAAGTAAGAGAGAGCCGCCACAGCAAGGCCCCTGTTCCTGATGTGGTGAACGGTCCCGTTCTGCCTGCCGTGTGATCCAGCTTgagacgtgtgtgcgtgtgtgtgtggagagagggagggaggggggaggggggggggggggggctaggggtcACATAGAGTTTATGTTGTCAAACAGCCCCTAAAGGGGTTAATGCAAAACAAGGGGTCGTGCAGAGTGCAGAGTCGGGGGGTGACGGGGAGGTCGTTGGCTTGAGGCGGAGGCTAAAACACGTCTAAAATATGTAAATGAAtaacccctccctccagaccgGATTCATGACAGCTATTTAATCTCCAGTCAATCTAAGACGTTTGAGGGTGAAGTCCTAACGGGTGCATCAGCTCGGGGATTCACATGAGCCAGTGGAGTATggtaggagaaagagagaaacacaacaagacagagacagagagagacacacacagatagaaagacagagaccgagagagagagagacagagacagagagataaagggagtgAGAAACCGTGtgagtgtgggtctgtgtgagtACCAGAGCCCAACGCAGGTTTTTTCCCAAgagaacccctctctctctctctctctcctctctctctctcccactctctctctctttct comes from the Hypomesus transpacificus isolate Combined female unplaced genomic scaffold, fHypTra1 scaffold_280, whole genome shotgun sequence genome and includes:
- the adgrv1 gene encoding adhesion G-protein coupled receptor V1 isoform X3, coding for MGLYVFAVYFLMHNQLCWPSKASYTVEMNGHSGPDATYQGGASTVGGEISKSTQNLISAMEEVSADWERASLHAGSQPSSVYKASPPSQGFTTDAGFINTTLAADEESQEFDDLIFALKTGSGLNMSDNGSLNGSPDGGSMANSQIVELRRIPIADTHL